From Toxotes jaculatrix isolate fToxJac2 chromosome 7, fToxJac2.pri, whole genome shotgun sequence:
TTTCTGTCATTGGATTTGTTTTATATTAGAACTCGTTGCCTATACTTACCTCTCTTTTCAGTGGAGACGGTAAAGTCCTTGCCTTCAGTCCTTCCCAGTTGAAACCATTAAACCACCTTCAGACACATTATGGGAGAGTGCATAAAAACATGCCTGCAAGTAaatctttatctctttctgtctgtacagTCACGAGTTTGACTCTGCCAGCACAAACACCAGTATTTCCCCAACCACCAAGCCCCTTAGGTGTGATAGTGGAACTCGCTCTGTGACGAGGAACCTTTGTGAACATTTTCCTTGAACTTCAACCCTTTTTCCTGGGAGTATGATTGGCTGAAAGGAGGCCCATTATAAGAGGTAAGAGCCCTTATCAGTTTGATGGCCTGAGGTcatcaacacatttaaaaacaagctgTAATTTATGACCCTACTGAAAATCTTCCTGTATCTCTTCATATTGTCCTCATGAAGGAAAATGATCTTAATAAGACTGTAGTAAGTCCAATAATGTAATGAGTCCTCTGAATATATTTGCAGCCCATTTACCTTGTACAGTGTATTTGGTGATTATCTAACTGCAGGGGTCATAAATCACTGGCTCGCATTCATAATGTTCAATTAGCACTGATTTGTGCAGCTAATCTTCCCACTGAGATCCGCAACCAAACGAGTCACTTCCTGCTTACCTGTGCTTCTTGATATCAGTAATTCCATTTTTGAGGTTTCCCAGTCGCTCTGAGGGATTTCGCCTGTAAAGTTCAGCAGAGCGGGAAATCACCAAATTACTGTTTAGACCCACAGACACTTTGAGATTCTTTTTCAGTAATGCTGCTTGCTTTGTCCAAATATTGTGCGTCTGTATTTCTGACTTAGTTGTTCAGGTAAATTTCAGGTGCTTCGACATTTGAAGACACTGCCTCCTTCTGATTTAGTTGCACATCCGGATTTCAGTTGAACTTAACGCTCAGAGGCTGAGCAGTTTTTGGCTGGCTCCATCTCTGGTACCTAGTCTGTCAGGTATCAGCCTTTGTCTTCTCTACAATTTGTCGGCTCATCGCCCTTTATCAAGTTCTGTTCTGAGAAATTTGGTGGCTGAGTACAGGTGGTAATAGTGATGGATTTAAGGATTCACTGGCTGCTGGGATTTTGTAGCTTCACCTTTGAATGATGCTCTGCCCGTGTGATGCTGTACCTGCACAGCTTGCGTATGAGGTCCTCGGGTCTCTTGGTGATCTTCTTGGGAAAGTCCATCTTCTCGATGCCTTTCAAGATGAAAGTGTAGGTCATCATCTGGTCACTCCCTGTGAATGGAGGACTGTGggatggagaagaaaaacatatttaatttctcTCAGCCTTTGAGGAAGCTTTCAACAGTTCACTCTATTCATAGAATGAACAAACAATAATTAACAAGAAGAAGGATGATAATACGGTTCCTAACTGACACGAAGCCTTATTGCAGACTGGAAGCACAGATGCACTAACCTGCCAGTGAGGAGCTCAAACACCAGGATGCCCAGAGACCAGAAGTCCACGCTGAAGTTGTGACCTTTGTTGAGGATGATCTCTGGGGCCACATACTCCGGGGTCCCACAGAAGGTCCAGGTTTTTTGGCCACATCGGATCTTCTTGGCAAATCCAAAGTCAACCTGGGAAAGCAGAGTTGATCAGATAACTCTAAAGTCCACTGTGGAACTTTCAGGGCtttgccataaaaaaaaaaagaaaagaattcagAATGGCTGCTAACTTGGAAAAGCCTTTGAAACCTGTATATTTACTGTCAAACACCCCAATGAGTATATGGCTTTATCTCCATAAATTTTGTACAATAAATCGGTGTAAGCCAGAAAAGAGAACTTTTGAGCCTTGTGACGTTGAAGCTTCTAACCTCCATAATTGCCAACCAGTTGCAAACGCAAATTTTTGACTAAACTTGGCTTCTTACAACTACAAGTCCAACTACAGATCGGAAACATGCTCACCAGTTTGATGTATCCCTCAGTATCCAGCATGAGATTCTCAGGCTTCAGGTCTCTGTAGAGGACACCTTTGCGATGGAGGTAGTCGAAAGCCTCCGTGACGCAGCCAACGCAGAATTTGGCAGTGGGCTCATCAAAACTCCCCCTGCAGACAAGACAAccaaatttaaacttttttcctGACAAGCAGGGTCAGACGCTCGGATGTTCAGGAGGCGGAGAAGCAGAAGCATTCTCATTAGACAGATGCACCTGAACCCACTTACAGGCAGCCCTTGATTTATGACAACCGGGGCTGAGAGTCCTCATTGCGAGGCAGGGTAGGTCTGAGTTCCCTCATTAGATGATAACCGAACAATAATGCCATCATTTCACCCAACGAGCcagcaacaaaatgaaaatgctggTGAAATGATGTTATTTCTCCAAAATGTGGCATCAGTCAGTGTCTGGTCTGTCCTACCTGTCTCTGAGCAGACTCCAAATCTCTCCACCCAGACAGGCCTCCAGCAGCATGTACACGTATTTGTTATCCTTGAATGTGCGATACAGTCTGGAATAAGAGAAGCACAGACCAGTTGAGcttcaaagtaaaatgttttacctTTGCGTAAACAGAACGATATCCATACCGCTCTAATATTTctgatcagtttttttcttgttacagTCTGATCTAACATAAGACTGTTTTCCTGATGGTAAATATTTAGCGTGCTGGATATTTTCCTCTAATCtcgttttgtttaatttaattatcCCTGTGAAATGAATAGAGAGCAGTCACAGTTAACAATCACTCGACTTGATGATTATTACAATGCACCAGAATggaatataaaatatttaaagacaCTGCTGCACAAATTGTAGCTTAAATTTTTGATTTGTTATTAATTGATCCTTGTGGTGATATTTTCAGAGTGAATTCCTAATAGCACGTACagatcaatatcaatatcacaCTCACTGGATGTTAACTGCTCCACCACTGTCACGCCACACCCTACATCTAATCTTAGCTCCCAGTTTTACAGAAGCTGAAGAATGACTTTAATACCACTGCACAAGGTGAAATCGGATCATCGGTAATCTCACAAAAGGCCAAGAAAAGCCACTGCTGCAATATTTCAGAACAAATAACTACATTTTCATAGCAGACGTCTCAATATGCCCGGCCATTCTACCCCATTGAGAAGATGTAATCTCCTCGAGGCCCCGACTGTGATCTCATCAAAAACTAATAAGCGCTGCACTGTTTTCCCAGACTAATGGAACAGAGCTTCATCATGTAGGATAAAAAAACGGAAATGTGTTCGGCGGCTGTGCAGGGCGACTGACTTGACAACGAAAGGCGAGCGAGCCTCAGCGAGGATCCTCCTCTCCGAGTGGATGTGCTCCTCCTGCCGGTTGTCCACGACGTGCTTCTTCTTGATGACCTTTAGTGCGAAAGTGACGTCCTTGCCCTTCACATTCACCTGCAGGTGGAAATAACAGGGTGAGGTATCACATGGTTTTCAGAATTTGCATAGCCATGTGGACGTTTTTAACGTTATGTTATAACGAAATGAATAATCTATAGTAATGCATAGTTTCTTACCAGTTCTACTCGTCCAAAGCCACCGACCCCGAGTGTAGCGATGACTTCCAGGTGGTCGAAGGGCCTAGATGAAGGGAACACCGACACCATGTCCTTCAGCTGGATGACATCAGGCGACAGCGGCTGACTCTGGTGCCGTGACACTGACTTCCTGGATGGacgcagagatggagagagggccTTCTACATTTAATCCAACTAACAAGAAGGATGGAATTCCAAATATGAAAAAGCCAGGTGTGTATTTATTTCCTCTTGTAACACTTCACgtaatgaagaggaaaaaaacatcaaaactccAACCAATTAATCCATCCTTTGTGCAGTTAAGTCCCTTTGTCCCTCCCATCCCAAAACAGATTTTCTCCGTCTTAAAAACCTCAATAATCTGCTCAATAGGCTTTTCATTGATACTGAGATGAATAATTTAAAGAATCAAACATGCCTGACTAGGATTTTAGTGGCTTACTCTTTCAAAATTATTctttcaaaaaaagttttgttatgtggttcttttttttttttttttggaatagaAGAAGTTTAACACGGCTTTAGACACTGTGCCTACCTGGCATGTCTCTTCTTGTCGTCACGATCAAGTGTTGCCACGTAGCCTTGCAGGTACTTCTGCAGCTCATTGAAGGTGCCCACTGTCTGATCAAATGTCCTAGAAAAACAGAAACCGCACGTCAACTATAGAACCACTGGAATGTCGGCTTCATAGGCTCTACTTTGATTGTGAGTCGTCAGAAAAGACATTTCCTGAGGAAGATCACACGCTGTAGCTGCTCTTATTCATATTAGAATGCAGGGTaatcaaacacactgcagctgccATTTTCACTTCACAGTATTTGCGTCACAACGATAATTTAGGGAACAAAACTTTGGAGGAAGAAAGTCGTGGTATTCATTTTCCAGAGTACTCACTCTCTGTCGATGACGAGGCACTCCACCCCGTTCTCTTCAGCCACGATGTTCGCTGACCTGACATCATCACTGAGAGAGACGTACGTGTGTTTTGAGGATTAGGTGGTGACTTagtatttaaaatgcaaatgaaattgACTCAACAACAAAGTTCAGGAGGCAGGAGCAGAGTAAAATGACAAAgatctgtttgttgttgttgttaccttATGAGAGCTTTCTCTCCAAAGTAGTCTCCCTTCTGCAGCGTGTTGATGATCTGCGGCACCTTGTGGGCCTCGGTGGTCTGGGTCACCTTCACCTGCACGACACGGTTAGCTGGATTTTGAAAGCACTTTCCACGTCTTCACTCTGCCGAGTCACAGCTGTAGCTTTTTACAGGAGCTTTCAACTGTCTCCAGATATTTTtacatgcattttttaaaaaaagttaaaatgaaatcagCACATTTGGTTGTAGTAACTGGAAGACGATGGGTTATGAGCGATTCAGTGGCGTCACAGACTGCGGCAGTTTTCAGCCTTGATGTTGTGAAACTTGTCTGTAATTTGTGAGGCTTTAAAACCCGGTGGCCCACCCCGCTCGAGGTCAGACGTCCCACTCGTGGCATCGTCCTGCTGAAGAAATGCCACAATGACATCACAGCCATAACGGCCAGGGTGTGTTTTAACTAAGTGTCCCGTTTGACCTCTGTGACCTTCACTTCCCCTGTTTTTCCTGGTGGCAGGCTCTCTCAGAGTTTGTTCCCTCCCTGGACAGGGGGTACAAGAGGGGGGGTAGTGGAGCCATTTCCTGTattagcccccccccctcctccaaacAACATATGTCTTTCTCTGGTTTGGTTAGCTTAGTGCTGAGGAGCTGCTGTCTCACATCGGCCCATAATGGCATTTTGAAGGTCCCGGTGGACGGCTCTGGCCCCTCTCCACCCCCCCTCACTCCCCGGTGTCAGGTTGCTGACttatcagacagacagatgagtgtATGAGCCCCACACCTTCCAGGCTCACATGCCGTTTGCCCAACATATTGTTTTGTTGGAGTGTTTTGTTACTGATGGACTACGTTTGTtcgtattttaaatgtttttatggcCATTTTCCTCTGTTGGTTATGATAATCTTCAAACATGATTTCAGGGCAGGTTTCATGAGGTCAGGGACACAGAATTGTTCTTGTCCACTGCATTTCTGATTTACTTGCAGAACATACCTGCTGTATTCACTGTGTTACAGAGTTTTGTTTACTCTCATGTGGAAAACAAATTGaaggtgacagagaaagaattaaaacagaggcagagtcagacTCTTTCAGAGTCCTTTGAAGACTTTGGGAGACTGCTGatatttctgcagctgctcagcacTAATACTTAAAGAGAAAAACCGTCACTGCAAAGACTGAAGCAGCATCCTGATGAGTGCAATAGAGACATCATGCAGTATTGTCTGACTGAGGCGCTGGaggatttgttttgttgttgtaaagacaggattatggtttgtgtttctgcccCAAATGAGTGTTGCAGAGACTAAAAATGCCTCAGCAATCTCTGCAGTGCAGCTCATGTGAAACATCTTTTCATTACAGATGGAaataatggcaaaaaaaatatgttgactCTCCATATAATAAAGTTTCCTCCTGTTTACAGAGGTTTTTATTcatggattttttaaaaattaataattcTTCATTTAAAGGCAGTGATATATCCATTAAATAGATGATGAAGGTCATCTCCCATTTAAGAGGCACCAGCCTgaaaaaactcatttttatAGGTTTCAGTGGAGACTTATTAactcaaaaaacacaaactatcAGAACACAATATGAGTAAATTAGTGAATTACCCATTGTGGTCCTTTGAGAGGCAGATTAATCGGGTTAGTCAGACTCTCGTCTTTGGTTTAGGATTAAAGTTTGTATTAGTAAAGAGTCAGAGTTGCAGTTTCAGGGTCTTCTGAATTATGGGACTCGTGTGTGTTAGTGCAGCTTGTTTACCTGTTAGAAGGTGAGACACCTTACCTTTCCCTGTGCGATGATGTAGAAGGTGctgccctcctctccctcccggATGACATACTCTCCTTTGTCATAGTATTCCTGatgggcagagggagagggtggggggtggcggggggatgggggggtggtGGGAGACGACAGTCAGAACTGAAGCATTACATTGATTCAGCCATCGACCCGGCTGGTCTGATTCCTGGTAGTCGGTCCCCTGCGGGATGAAGGCTGGAGTTCAGCCATCAATGATCTGTCGTTCAGAGCCTCTCGACTGGctgattttttggggggttaaTGAAGCATAAAATAAAGGTCAATAGTTTATgttaattgtgttgtttttgatgtCTGTCGTCATGGGACCCTTTTATGACCATGGTCATGGGATAAATTTGAAATGGTGGATTAAAATGGGCTgagatttttaatttatttagcaCATTAATCATTTTTTATTAATCCATCTCGTTTAATCTATAAAACAAGTCTCAGTGTTTGGTTCAGTTTTACAACACTCTGAAATATTCCTGAATTAAACGCTGAGACACAGCTCGTTCTCTCAGTCTGCTGAGCCCTCATCCAGAGGCGGATTCCTCCACTTCACGCTGTCCGTCGCTCTCTCTTCATCACCAGACCTAACA
This genomic window contains:
- the prkg2 gene encoding cGMP-dependent protein kinase 2 isoform X1, coding for MGNGSMKSKRYKHTDGSAAASNGRAHKDHGGGYKSSSLDSLRARVEELEREGKRKDEELCAKEQQIKGLQEQLAKQTRALAELSEELQNKCIQLNKLQDVMKNQSGASASLASRPPSVKASGKSSPNLSVRIKETLNRRKGAKAGVSAEPTSRTYDSSSLPKFSFENARVPKDASVKKLLTDALNKNQYLKRLELQQIKDMVECMYERAYQQGEYVIKQGEPGNHLFVLADGKLDVFQHNKLLTSIMVWTTFGELAILYNCTRTASVRAVNKVRTWALDREVFQNIMRRTAETRHEQYRNFLRSVSLLANLPEDKLSKIVDCLEVEYYDKGEYVIREGEEGSTFYIIAQGKVKVTQTTEAHKVPQIINTLQKGDYFGEKALISDDVRSANIVAEENGVECLVIDRETFDQTVGTFNELQKYLQGYVATLDRDDKKRHARKSVSRHQSQPLSPDVIQLKDMVSVFPSSRPFDHLEVIATLGVGGFGRVELVNVKGKDVTFALKVIKKKHVVDNRQEEHIHSERRILAEARSPFVVKLYRTFKDNKYVYMLLEACLGGEIWSLLRDRGSFDEPTAKFCVGCVTEAFDYLHRKGVLYRDLKPENLMLDTEGYIKLVDFGFAKKIRCGQKTWTFCGTPEYVAPEIILNKGHNFSVDFWSLGILVFELLTGSPPFTGSDQMMTYTFILKGIEKMDFPKKITKRPEDLIRKLCRRNPSERLGNLKNGITDIKKHRWFNGFNWEGLKARTLPSPLKRELTGPTDHSYFDSYPPDEDSPPDELSGWDMDF
- the prkg2 gene encoding cGMP-dependent protein kinase 2 isoform X3, whose amino-acid sequence is MGNGSMKSKRYKHTDGSAASSSLDSLRARVEELEREGKRKDEELCAKEQQIKGLQEQLAKQTRALAELSEELQNKCIQLNKLQDVMKNQSGASASLASRPPSVKASGKSSPNLSVRIKETLNRRKGAKAGVSAEPTSRTYDSSSLPKFSFENARVPKDASVKKLLTDALNKNQYLKRLELQQIKDMVECMYERAYQQGEYVIKQGEPGNHLFVLADGKLDVFQHNKLLTSIMVWTTFGELAILYNCTRTASVRAVNKVRTWALDREVFQNIMRRTAETRHEQYRNFLRSVSLLANLPEDKLSKIVDCLEVEYYDKGEYVIREGEEGSTFYIIAQGKVKVTQTTEAHKVPQIINTLQKGDYFGEKALISDDVRSANIVAEENGVECLVIDRETFDQTVGTFNELQKYLQGYVATLDRDDKKRHARKSVSRHQSQPLSPDVIQLKDMVNVKGKDVTFALKVIKKKHVVDNRQEEHIHSERRILAEARSPFVVKLYRTFKDNKYVYMLLEACLGGEIWSLLRDRGSFDEPTAKFCVGCVTEAFDYLHRKGVLYRDLKPENLMLDTEGYIKLVDFGFAKKIRCGQKTWTFCGTPEYVAPEIILNKGHNFSVDFWSLGILVFELLTGSPPFTGSDQMMTYTFILKGIEKMDFPKKITKRPEDLIRKLCRRNPSERLGNLKNGITDIKKHRWFNGFNWEGLKARTLPSPLKRELTGPTDHSYFDSYPPDEDSPPDELSGWDMDF
- the prkg2 gene encoding cGMP-dependent protein kinase 2 isoform X2, translating into MGNGSMKSKRYKHTDGSAASSSLDSLRARVEELEREGKRKDEELCAKEQQIKGLQEQLAKQTRALAELSEELQNKCIQLNKLQDVMKNQSGASASLASRPPSVKASGKSSPNLSVRIKETLNRRKGAKAGVSAEPTSRTYDSSSLPKFSFENARVPKDASVKKLLTDALNKNQYLKRLELQQIKDMVECMYERAYQQGEYVIKQGEPGNHLFVLADGKLDVFQHNKLLTSIMVWTTFGELAILYNCTRTASVRAVNKVRTWALDREVFQNIMRRTAETRHEQYRNFLRSVSLLANLPEDKLSKIVDCLEVEYYDKGEYVIREGEEGSTFYIIAQGKVKVTQTTEAHKVPQIINTLQKGDYFGEKALISDDVRSANIVAEENGVECLVIDRETFDQTVGTFNELQKYLQGYVATLDRDDKKRHARKSVSRHQSQPLSPDVIQLKDMVSVFPSSRPFDHLEVIATLGVGGFGRVELVNVKGKDVTFALKVIKKKHVVDNRQEEHIHSERRILAEARSPFVVKLYRTFKDNKYVYMLLEACLGGEIWSLLRDRGSFDEPTAKFCVGCVTEAFDYLHRKGVLYRDLKPENLMLDTEGYIKLVDFGFAKKIRCGQKTWTFCGTPEYVAPEIILNKGHNFSVDFWSLGILVFELLTGSPPFTGSDQMMTYTFILKGIEKMDFPKKITKRPEDLIRKLCRRNPSERLGNLKNGITDIKKHRWFNGFNWEGLKARTLPSPLKRELTGPTDHSYFDSYPPDEDSPPDELSGWDMDF